CACCGAAACTTTCTGGTCGGGGAATTTTTGGCAAGAACAACAAGACCCTAATTTAATGGTCGATTCTATTCACAAAGAGGCGATTGTTGAAATTGAAAATATCCTTGATTTAGTGGCGCAAGATAACCGGACTCGGACTTTAATGTTAGAAGGCGAAACCGGGTCAGGAAAAACGTATTTATTGGGAAGAATTAAACGCCAGCTAAACCCGAAAGCTTTTTTTGTTTATATTGAACCTTTCACCGCCAGTGATTATATTTGGCGGCATATTTTACGCTATACGGTGGATAGTTTGCTGGAAGTTCCCGAAGGCAAAGAAGATTCACAGTTGATGATTTGGTTAAAAGGGTTATCGGAGTTTAAACACCGCAGTATTATTGATATGATTCGCGGCGACCGGCAAGTATTTATTCGCAATTTACGCGAAGCTTATCCAGCCGGTATTTATAATGCGGCGGAGTTTTTTGGGGTGTTGTATGATTTAACAAATCCAAAATTAGCCAGTCTTGCTTGTGAGTGGTTGCGTGGCGATGATTTGGATGAGGAAAATTTAAAACTGTTGAAAGTGCAGCACTCAATTGATACTGAAGATGCAGCCCAAAAAATCATTGCAAATTTTGGCAGAATTGCTGAAGAAACTCAGCCGATAGTGTTGTGTTTTGACCAATTAGATAACATTGCGCGGTTAAGTGATGGGACGATTGATTTGCAAACGTTGTTTAGTGCTAATTCGGTTATTCATAACCAAAAGCTAAAGAATTTTTTGGTGATAATTAGCATTATTACAGATACTTGGCGGCAAAACTCGCATCGCATTCAACCAACGGATAAGGATAGATTAGATACGGTGCTTCAATTAAAGCAAGTTTCGCTGGATCAAGCGGAAGCTTTGTGGAAATATCGGCTTTCTATTCTCCACCGCAACGCCTTGTCATTGCCTGATTCTGCGCTTTATCCTTTGGAGAGAGATAAATTAGAAGAAAAGTTTCCAGGGGGGAAAACAAAGCCGCGAAATGTGCTGATTTTAGGCCGGCAACTTTATCAAGATTATAAGGTTAATTTGGTGGGTTCGGAACTTTCCCACGTCGAAGAAAAGACGGTTGAGGAAGAGAAAAAACCGGTGCCGGTGGTAGAAAAAACTTTTGACCCCATTGCTGCTTTTAAGTTGGTGTGGTTGCGGAAGTTTACACAAACTCAACAGCGAGTAACTCGTGTGCGGCAATTTTCTTCGCCGGAATTAATTCAAATGTTAGCTGAGGCGCTTTCGGCGTTGGAAATAGCGGCGGTGGAGATGCGGTTTTTACCAAATCGAATTTATGCAAATTATTCCTTAAGTTACCAAATGCCAGAAAACGGCGAACGGGTGGCGGTAGTGTGGAGTGAGGATCAAAATTTGACGAAGTTTTGTAATTTTATGAAAGTTTGTCAGGAGGCAATTGAGCAGAATTTGTGTCAAGTTTTGCAGTTAATTCGCTTTGAGGGTGTGGGGAATCCGCATAATTTGGGGTATCGAATTTATAATGATATTTTTGAAGATTCGCCGCACAATCATTTTATGCCGGATGTGTCTTCTGTGCAGTATTTAGTGACGTATCATAGTTTGGTTAATGATGCGTATTCGGGGGATTTGGTTGTGGGAGAAGCGACACCGGATATTAAGGAGTTGGAGACGTTGATAAGAGAGTCGCAGGTGTTGCGGGGTTGTACTTTGTTGCAAGATTTGGGGGTAGTACCGGCCTTTGTAATTAGTGACGATAATAAGGATGAATGGCAACCCATTGAGGAGTTTTTGTTAAATCGGGTAATTAATCAGCAGTGTTTGGCAAGACAGCGTTTATTGCAGGAAACTTTGCATCAGTTTTCTTATGTGAGTGAGGGGCAAGTGAATCAGTTAATTGATCATTTGTGTGGCGATAATCAAAAAGTGAGAATTCTTGATTCTGGTGCAAAAATTGAGGATCAATTAGTCTATTTAGTGAGAGTTTAATAATTAGTAGGAGGTAGGAGGGTGTTGTCAATTTATCAAGTGATCCAGAGAGAAATGAATCCTTTTGACTCAACAACTTTTAGGCCGGGAAATTTTTGGCAGGAACAGCAAGATGTTAATTTGACGGTGGATTCTATTCATCAAGATGTTGTCAGGGATATTGAGGCTCTTTTGGCACAGGTAGCTGCGGATAATCGCACTCGGACTTTGTTGTTAGCGGGGGATTCTGGGGCGGGGAAAAGTTATTTGTTGGGCCGGCTTAAAAGGCTTTTAAATTCACGGGCTTTTTTTGCTTATATTGGCCCTTGGCCTGATAGTGAGTATATCTGGCGCCATACGTTGCGAAATACGGTTGATAGTTTGATGTATGTGCCGGAAAATCAACAGGAATCTCAGCTTTTGTTGTGGTTAAAAAGTTTATCAACTTTTGAAAATAAGGGGTTGATGGAGCAGTTGTGGGGTGAGCGAAATTTGTTTATCCATAATTGTAAAAAGGCGTTTCCGAGAGGGATTTATAATGCTTCCGAGTTTTTTGGGGTGCTTTATGATTTGACAAATTCTGAACTTTATCCGCTTGCTTGTGAGTGGTTAAAAGGTGATGATTTGGATGAGGATAATTTGAGGTTATTGCAGGTTAAGCGGTCGATTGATAGTGAGGAGACGGCGCGGAAAATTTTGTCTAATTTCGGCATAATTTCGGCGGCGACTCAGCCGATAGTTTTGTGTTTTGATAATTTGGATAATATTGATCGGGCGCTGGATGGGTTTATTAATTTGCAAGCTTTGTTTAATGTAAATTCAATTATCCATAATCAGAAATTAAAGAATTTTTTTGTGATTATTAGTATAGTTACGAATACTTGGAAACAAAATTCTAAGCGGATTCAGCCGGCAGATTTGGCGCGGTTGGATATGCAAATCAGGTTGCAGCCCATTAGTTTGAATCAGGCTGAGGCGCTTTGGGAAAATCGGCTTTTTTCCTTACACCGGCAAGCGGATAAAGAACCAGTTTCTAAGATTTTTCCGTTAAACCGGCAACAACTAGAAGAGAAGTTTCCGGGGGGAAAAACACGCCCGCGTTATGTGTTGATGTTGGGCCGGCAGTTGTTTCAAGATTTGAAGAATCGCGGGATTGATGGGTTAATTGAAGCTGAAAATAATGCTACTGCCGGCACACCTGATCCGTTGGCGGCGTTTCAGTTGTTGTGGTTAAAAGAGTTTGGAAAAATGCAGGAAAAAGTAACAAGATTACGTTATTTTTCTGCACCAGAATTAATGCAAATGTTGCGGGAAGCAATGGGGGCTTTGCAAGTGCCGGCTATTCAGCCGAAGTTGTTACCTAGTCCAACTTATGCGAGTTATTCTTTGAGTTATCATTTGCCGGTGCAGTTGGGAAGGGTGGGTGTTGTTTGGACGGAAGAACCGAATTTAAATAGTTTTTTTCATTTGATGAAAGCTTGTGAGAAAACTGTGAAGCGAAATTTGTGTCAAACGTTGGTTTTAATTCGTGGGGAATGGGTGGGAAATTCGGGTAATCAAGGTTATCGAATTTATCGCAGTATTTTTTCTGGAAGTCGTCATAAACATTTGATTCCTGATTTAGCTTCGCTGCATTATTTGGCGACTTATCATAGTTTGGTAAATGCTGCTTGTGCGGGGGAATTGGTGATTGGGGATTTAACGCCTAGTTTGGCAGATTTGGAGGGGTTTGTGAGGAAATCTAGGGTGTTTCAGGAGTGTTTGTTGTTGCAGGCTTTGGGAGTGTTTGAGGGGGCTATGCCGGTGGCGGGAAGTCGTCAAAGAACGGCTGATTTTTCGGTGCGTAATTTAACTGAGGCTTTTGGAGAGGTGAAGGAGTTTTTGTTAAATTTGATGAAAACTCAGCAGATGATGGGGAGACAGGTTTTGATTGAAAATGCTGTTTCTCAGTTTCCTTTGGTTGAGGGTGTTGAGGTGTCGCGTTTGATTGATAAGTTATGTGAGGAAAGGGTGATTTTTATTTTAGATCCTGCGGTTTCTAGTCAGGCGCAGTTGGTGTGTTTGGTGAGGAAATAATGCGGCGGGTTAATGCGACGGGTTAATGCGATGGGTTAATGCGACGGGTTAATGCGACGGGTTAATGCGACGGGTTAATGCGACGGGTTAATGCGACGGGTTAAAACCCGCCGCTACACGAATAAAACCCCTTCGGGGTTATGAGAATTTTGTACATAGTCCGTTAGGACTTTTTTCTTGTAGACGCTCTTTAACCGGTGGCTTTTTT
This genomic window from Ancylothrix sp. D3o contains:
- a CDS encoding ATP-binding protein, with protein sequence MPSIDQIIQREPNPFDTETFWSGNFWQEQQDPNLMVDSIHKEAIVEIENILDLVAQDNRTRTLMLEGETGSGKTYLLGRIKRQLNPKAFFVYIEPFTASDYIWRHILRYTVDSLLEVPEGKEDSQLMIWLKGLSEFKHRSIIDMIRGDRQVFIRNLREAYPAGIYNAAEFFGVLYDLTNPKLASLACEWLRGDDLDEENLKLLKVQHSIDTEDAAQKIIANFGRIAEETQPIVLCFDQLDNIARLSDGTIDLQTLFSANSVIHNQKLKNFLVIISIITDTWRQNSHRIQPTDKDRLDTVLQLKQVSLDQAEALWKYRLSILHRNALSLPDSALYPLERDKLEEKFPGGKTKPRNVLILGRQLYQDYKVNLVGSELSHVEEKTVEEEKKPVPVVEKTFDPIAAFKLVWLRKFTQTQQRVTRVRQFSSPELIQMLAEALSALEIAAVEMRFLPNRIYANYSLSYQMPENGERVAVVWSEDQNLTKFCNFMKVCQEAIEQNLCQVLQLIRFEGVGNPHNLGYRIYNDIFEDSPHNHFMPDVSSVQYLVTYHSLVNDAYSGDLVVGEATPDIKELETLIRESQVLRGCTLLQDLGVVPAFVISDDNKDEWQPIEEFLLNRVINQQCLARQRLLQETLHQFSYVSEGQVNQLIDHLCGDNQKVRILDSGAKIEDQLVYLVRV
- a CDS encoding ATP-binding protein — translated: MNPFDSTTFRPGNFWQEQQDVNLTVDSIHQDVVRDIEALLAQVAADNRTRTLLLAGDSGAGKSYLLGRLKRLLNSRAFFAYIGPWPDSEYIWRHTLRNTVDSLMYVPENQQESQLLLWLKSLSTFENKGLMEQLWGERNLFIHNCKKAFPRGIYNASEFFGVLYDLTNSELYPLACEWLKGDDLDEDNLRLLQVKRSIDSEETARKILSNFGIISAATQPIVLCFDNLDNIDRALDGFINLQALFNVNSIIHNQKLKNFFVIISIVTNTWKQNSKRIQPADLARLDMQIRLQPISLNQAEALWENRLFSLHRQADKEPVSKIFPLNRQQLEEKFPGGKTRPRYVLMLGRQLFQDLKNRGIDGLIEAENNATAGTPDPLAAFQLLWLKEFGKMQEKVTRLRYFSAPELMQMLREAMGALQVPAIQPKLLPSPTYASYSLSYHLPVQLGRVGVVWTEEPNLNSFFHLMKACEKTVKRNLCQTLVLIRGEWVGNSGNQGYRIYRSIFSGSRHKHLIPDLASLHYLATYHSLVNAACAGELVIGDLTPSLADLEGFVRKSRVFQECLLLQALGVFEGAMPVAGSRQRTADFSVRNLTEAFGEVKEFLLNLMKTQQMMGRQVLIENAVSQFPLVEGVEVSRLIDKLCEERVIFILDPAVSSQAQLVCLVRK